The Sesamum indicum cultivar Zhongzhi No. 13 linkage group LG6, S_indicum_v1.0, whole genome shotgun sequence genome has a segment encoding these proteins:
- the LOC105165773 gene encoding uncharacterized protein LOC105165773, with product MPTFTAIALDRLIEPGAAKSMSTLSNSLDPRLERSHSTPNSREESGLDSSSAKLERRDSIPPNRKWERGVSVPPIVKQEKPITIPSNLKHDRRNGASTTTVSIVDKKYHWTQISPALYATPESTPLPDSPSSFPPSPYIINHKRRGPRLIKSFSEDDVVTHKQVTDEIKADDNGNTAENDLASVSSDDASVPREVLDSTMNDDIKPFGARDANGKHLNGVCNDGHGSSNMERGPVGQINVAKSVAFNLQQDGDVDDLVEPHDSMSAKSIGENEGNVVAERSWNSTTPMTEFYDAWEELSSESGPQHLTPDIETELREIRLSLLMEIEKRKQAEETLNNMRNQWQRIREQLSLVGLTLPVDPTTLSEGEEPADPAADVCQQVHLVRFVSFSIGRGAAKAEVETETEAQVKLKNSEIARLWDRLHYYEAVNQEMSQRNQEIVETARRLRQRRKRRQKWVWGSIAAAVTLGSAVLAYSYFHSGKGSPSQSTSDAPQVDRKPN from the exons ATGCCGACATTTACAGCTATAGCTTTGGATAGACTAATAGAACCTGGAGCTGCAAAGTCCATGTCAACCCTGAGCAATTCACTAGACCCGAGACTGGAGAGGAGTCATAGCACTCCTAACTCTAGGGAAGAAAGTGGACTAGATTCTTCTAGTGCAAAGCTGGAAAGAAGAGATAGCATTCCTCCAAACAGAAAATGGGAGAGGGGAGTCAGTGTTCCTCCTATTGTGAAGCAAGAAAAGCCAATTACTATTCCTTCTAATCTGAAGCATGATAGGAGAAATGGTGCATCAACTACAACTGTATCAATTGTAGATAAAAAGTACCATTGGACTCAAATCTCACCGGCACTCTATGCCACTCCCGAATCAACCCCACTTCCTGATTCTCCATCTTCATTCCCTCCCTCACCTTACATTATTAATCACAAGCGACGGGGTCCAAGACTCATAAAGAGTTTCTCTGAGGACGATGTTGTAACTCATAAACAGGTCACTGATGAGATTAAGGCAGATGACAATGGAAATACTGCTGAAAATGACTTAGCAAGTGTATCTAGTGATGATGCTTCTGTTCCTAGAGAAGTTCTGGATTCTACCATGAACGATGACATCAAGCCGTTTGGTGCACGAGACGCCAATGGAAAGCATTTGAATGGTGTTTGTAATGATGGGCATGGGAGCAGTAATATGGAAAGAGGTCCAGTGGGGCAAATCAATGTGGCTAAATCTGTTGCATTTAATCTGCAGCAAGATGGTGATGTTGACGATTTGGTTGAACCACATGACTCAATGAGTGCTAAGAGCATTGGTGAAAATGAGGGTAATGTTGTAGCGGAACGGTCATGGAATTCTACAACACCAATGACTGAGTTCTATGATGCTTGGGAAG AATTATCATCAGAGAGCGGGCCTCAGCATCTGACGCCTGATATTGAAACTGAATTGCGTGAAATAAGATTGAGTTTATTGATGGAGATAGAAAAGAGGAAGCAAGCAGAAGAAACCCTAAACAACATGCGAAACCAATGGCAGAGGATCCGTGAACAATTATCTCTTGTTGGGTTAACGCTCCCTGTAGATCCAACTACTTTGTCAGAGGGTGAAGAACCTGCTGATCCTGCTGCTGATGTGTGCCAACAAGTCCATCTTGTTCGGTTTGTGTCTTTTTCAATTGGGAGGGGAGCTGCAAAGGCAGAGGTTGAAACAGAGACGGAAGCTCAAGTAAAGCTGAAAAACTCTGAGATTGCTCGTTTATGGGATAGGCTACATTATTATGAAGCTGTGAACCAGGAGATGTCTCAGCGAAACCAAGAAATTGTGG AAACGGCAAGGCGGCTCAggcaaagaagaaagagaagacaGAAATGGGTGTGGGGATCTATTGCTGCAGCAGTGACACTTGGTTCAGCTGTCTTAGCATATTCTTACTTCCATAGTGGAAAAGGATCGCCTTCCCAGAGCACATCGGACGCTCCTCAGGTTGACCGTAAACCAAATTAG